GGGCGGCCGAGTTGTTCGGCTACATAGGTTTGCAGGTCATCGCGGATGTCGTCGGGGTTCCAGCGGGCGCGGGAGAGCAGGTACTGCAGACCGTCGGGGGTGGAATGGCCGGCGTGTTCGGCGAGCTGGTGAGGTCGGACCGGGGCGCCCTGTCGACGTTGCCGCCGGTGGGTCTCCCCGGCCCGCCTCCCGAACCGGACGTGCCCGATCTCCAGGCATCCGGCTCTCCACAAGCCCTCTCAGGCGACCGCTGTCATCATGCTCCCGCTGGGCCAAGGCGAGGGGATCTTGTTTCCGCGATACAAGTAGCGGTTGGTCCGCACCTTCGCGCACCTGAACAAGACCACCTCATCATCGGCGGGCCACCATCGGCCCGCGCAGTAGCGACGGCGCAGAATCTTCCAGTTGGACCGGCGGTTCTTGCGCCGCAGCCATCCGAAGACCTGGCGCCAGGTGAAGGCCGACAGGTATTGGAAGGTCGCGGACGACACCCCGTGCCGGAAGTACGCCGTCCAGCCCCGCAGCACCGGATTGAGCTGGTGCAGCACGACTGCCAGCGGCAGGTTCGTGTCCTGTCGACACAGCGTCTTGACCTTCTCCTTGACGGCCTGGAGGGCCTTCTTGGAGGGGTAGAGGTAGACGTAGTGCTTCTGGGTTCCTCGTTTGCGGTGGCGCTGGAGGCGCCACCCGAGGAAGTCCAGCCCCTCGTCGATATGGGTGATCGCCGTCTTCTCCACAGACAGTCGCAGACCCATCGGGGCGAGCACTTTCGCCACCTGGGTGCGTATGTCCTCGGCCTGCTCGCGGGTCCCGGTCACGGCGATCAGAAAGTCGTCCGCGTACCGGAAGAGCCGGTAGTTGGGCAGCTCCTGCCGACGTCGCCGGGCCCGCTGGCCTTGTGTGGAGTTCGGCCCGCCCGGACCTGCCGCGATGAACTCATCGAGGACGGACAGGGCGATGTTGGCCAGCAGCGGCGAGAGGATTCCACCCTGCGGAGTGCCGGTATCGGTGTCCTTGGACTGACCGCCTTCCGTAAGGATGCCCGCCTTCAAGAACGCCTTCACCAGGTCAAGAACGCGCCGGTCTCCGACTCGGCGGCGCACCCGGCCCATCAGGGCCGTGTGGTCAATCGAGTCGAAGCACGCCTCGATGTCCCCCTCCACCATCCACTCATAGGAGTTCTTGGCGAAGTGGTGTGCCTCGGCGAGCGCGTCATGAGCCCGGCGCTTCGGGCGGAACCCGTAGGAGCACGGAAGGAAATCCGCCTCGAAGATCGGCTCCAGTACCAGCTTCAGGGACGCCTGGACCACCCGGTCCCGCACGGTCGGAATCCCCAGCCGACGGCGCTTGGCCGTTCCTGGCTTGGGGATCATCCGGGTCATGTCCCTTGTCGTGGTGTAGCCGATCATTCGGCGGTCGTGTTGGTGGTGTTGGGTAGCGCGGGGGCGTTTTTGGGGAGCTTGGCGGGGTAGAGCTGGTCCATGCTTCCCTCGGGCAGGTAACGGCGGGGGAAGGCGATCCACTTGTCGTGCAGTTCGAAGAGCACGGCGGTGACCAGTCGCAGGAGCGCGTCGTCGTTGGGGAAGACCTGGACGACGTCGGTGCGGCGCTTGACCTCGCGGTTGATCCGTTCCAGCGGGTTCGTGGACTGGATCTTCTTCCAATGTCGCTCGGGGAAGGCGGCGAAGGCGGTCAGGTCGTCCTTGGCCTCCAGGAGCATCTCCTTGACCTTTGGGAACTGTTTGCCGAGCATGTCGGCGACGGTGTCGAGCTGGGCCCGGACCGCGTCGGCGGTGGGCTGGGCGAAGATCGTGCGGATCGTCGCGGCGGCCATCTCGCCCGCTTCCTTGTTGATCACGCTGAACACGTTGCGCAGGAAGTGAACCCTGCAGCGCTGGTAGGCGGCTCCGAGCATGACCTTGCGGATGGCCTTGACCAGTCCCAGGTGGTGGTCGCCGATGACGAGGCGGACCCCGCTCAGTCCGCGTTCGCGCAGGTGACGCAGGAACTCGGTCCAGAACACCTCGGTCTCGCTGTCGCCGACCATCACTCCCAGCACTTCCCGGCCGCCCTCCTCGGTGATGCCGGTGGCGATGACCACGGCCCGGGAGACGATCTGGTGCTCGACCCTCGCCTTGCAGTAGGTCGCATCCAGATAGACGTAGGGGAACCGGACATGGTCCAGGGGCCGGCTGCGGAACGCGGTCAGCTGACCGTCCAGGTCCTGGCAGATCCGCGAGACCTCGCTCTTGGAGACCCCGGTGTCCGCGCCGAGGGCCTTGACCAGGTCGTCGACCGACCGGGTCGACACGCCGTGGACGTAAGCCTCCATAATCACCGCGTATAACGCCTGGTCGATGCGACGGCGCCGTTCCAGAAGCGCGGGGAAGAAGCTCCCCGACCGCAGTTTGGGGATCGCGAGGTCCAGGTCGCCGGCCTGGGTGGTCAGCGTCTTGTCGCGGTGGCCGTTGCGGAGCGCGGTGCGCGTCTCGGTGTGCTCGTTCCATTCCGCGCCGATCCTCGCGGTGGCCTCGGCCTCGATCAGCTCCTGGAGCATCCGCTCGGCCACACCCCGAACGAGTTCTAGCCCGTCCCCCGAACGTAGTGACTCCAGCAACCGGAGTAGGTCATGCTGTGACAGGGCCACCCTGCACCTCCCGCGTTGAACTGCCCGTTCACTACGGAGAGTTGCACGGTGGCCCGCCCTCTGGCAGGGAGCGGAAGCCACGTCAGCACGCGCCCCCGGCGCACTCCCTCACCGTGATCGGCTACACCACGACAAGGGACGCCATCATCATCCGTTCACGCACGGGAAGCGGACGGAAAGTACGGTCCTTCAAGCCGGACCGCACCTCGCTGAGGAACCCCTCAACACCTTGCCCGTCCTCCACGGAGCGGGCGGTCTGCCCGTCCACTCCGGCCGAGCGAGCGCCCCTGTTCCTTCGCACCCGAGCCCACGCCACCAGCAGGAACGCGGGATCGGCAGCGAGATTGAACAGGTCATCGAACCGGTGATCACGATCGTCGGTCGCCCAACAGTGCAGCTTGGTCTGCATCTCCAGTACCCGGCGTTCGGCCTTGAGCAGCGCGAACTCCAGCGCGTCGGTATTCACCAGCGGCCTCCCGGCATTGCAGCATCCTCCCCGCCGGCTTGCTGGCCCCCTTCGCCATGCACGGAGCTTTCCTCCGCTCGGACTACTACGGGGCCTCCGTCCCACCTGCGGCCTTCAGCCGGCAACGGGCCTGCCCTCCCTCTCCGGACCGGATGCCCAGGAGCGAGGGCGACCGCAGGCGGTTCCCACGTTCACCATGTGCCGATCGGCCAGGTCGGCGTCCCGCTACTACCCCGGCAGCATCACCACGCCTACGCCGCAGACCTTCAACGTGGCCTCCCCACCGGCAGTTGGAGACCGGCTTCGGAGTTGACCGCCCCTACCGAAGCGAGCGGTCACGCACTGCACCCCGGGCCCATATCCGCCAGATTTGAGCCCGGTGACAAGACTTACGGGGCTTTACACGGGTTCCTCTTCGTACGCCTTCTGGCCTTGCTTGCCGAACCCGACGCGTCTGGCAGTACCGCGCCGTCCCGGCGTTGTCAGGGCTGCTTGCCATCCTCACCGGCGTTCCCCGGCCCGGACTGCCCTCAGCTTCTACCCGGCCGCTGCGACGGCCCGGCGGTAGAGGTCTCGCACCTCCACTCGGTCACATGGCGCCTCGTGGCGCACCCAACAGTTCTTTCGTGCTACCGGGGCGAGCAGTGCGCGCACGTAGTCCCGCATCCGGCGGCGGGGTTCGACGCGGCCGAAGCGGTGCCCGACGGCGGTGAAGAGGTGGTCCAGGTCGCGGTCCCAGGTCTCGGCCTGTTCGGTGATCACGACCTGAGGCTTCCCCGGCCGGGAGCGATCTCGTCGTCGTGGGCACTCCTTCGAGGGGCTGGCGGGCAGAAGCCGTCCGTGACCGACTCCTGCCCGCTACACTCCCACCCGCTCGACGTTTCCCCAGGTCAAGCCACGAAGTGCTGCTGGAGTACTAGGCGTCTCGGAGAAGGCCGGTGGCGACCTGCTGGAGGATAGCTGCGAGAGAGGCGCGAGCCTGTGGTGAGAGATCTCCCCGCATGTCTGTGATGACGGCCTCGACTCCAGTGCTGCGACGGAAGTAGCGGAGGATGAACTCACTTCGCTGGACGGGGTCGAGCCGTTCGAAGGCCATGTCCATGAGAGCCGCTCCGTCGTGCCATGGCACGGCAGTCGCAGTGTCTTCGGGACTGGTCTCATGTAGGCGCGGCTCGGGCACAACGAGGGTAGGGCGGGCCGGGACAGAGATGCCAGCGGCGGCTGTTTCCTCTGTGTTGTGGGCCTCGTTCAAAACCGGGTTTTGAACCGGCGGAGCCACCGGAGCGGCCGCGCGCTTCCGCGGGGCCTTCGGTGCCTGGGCCTTGCGCAGCTCCTCGGCAGCAATGGCCTTCTGCTGTTCCGGGTCCTGGATCTTGGCGATCTTCTCGGCCGTCTTCACCTTGAGCTGCTTTGTGTCGACGGCGTCCTGGAGCTCGGGCGGCAGGTTGAGCAGGGCCAAGCGGTTGGAGACGTACATCTGCGACTTGCCGATGCGCTCCGCGACCTTCTCCTGGGAGCCGTGGCGTTCGACCATCCGCTGCAGGAACTCGGCCTCCTTGTAGGGAGGGATGTTCTTGCGGTGGATGTTCTCAATGACGACGGCTTCGTCGAGCTTGTCGTCGTCTTCGTTGCCGAGGCGGTCGCGGACCCGGATCTCGAACTTCGTCCAGCCGAGCTGCTTGGCCGCGTGGAAGCGCCGGTTGCCGAGGATGACGACCCACTGCGCGTCGCCGAGAGCCTGGCCGTGCTCAGGCTTGACTAGGAGAAACGCTTCGCGGGACATGGCGACGGCCGGCTGGAGCTGTCCGACGGACTTCATCGACTCCTTAAGCTCGCGGAAGTCGGAGTCGTCGTTGCTGTAGTCGGCGTCGGTGCGCGGGTTCTCGGGGTTGCCGACCAGGGTGTGCATGTAGACGGTGGTCGGCGGTGCTTCTGCCTTGACCGGCTCGCCTGCAGTGGCTCGCTTGCTGCCGGGCTTGCCCGGCCCGTCGAGAAGGTCGGCCCAGGGCTTCTTCGTCGCCATCAGCGCGCACCCTTCTTGCCAGCGCCGAGCTCGAGGGCGAGCTGGTAAAAGTCCTCGCGGGCTTCCATCGCGACCCGGTTCTTCTTGTACTGGGTGACGACACTGCCTTCGAGAGCCGCCCGGGTGTGGACCTTGTAGTGGCGGACGACGGTGTTGGCCAGGTTCCAGCCCTGCGACCGGATGAAGTCCTTGGTCTGGTCAAGGTCGGCTTCGCCGTCGCGCGGGTCCCAGTTGTTGATGACGACGAGGTAGGGGATGCCGAGAGGCTTGACCACTTCCTCGATGGTGTCGCGGGTCGGCATGAACCCAAGAGGCTCGGGCTCGACGGGGACGATGATGTCGTCGGCGTTGGCCAGCACGGCGCGCATGGCGTCGGCGGCGGTGCTCTTGCCGAACGGGTCGCCAGCTTCTTCCTTCTCGTCGTCGGGGAGGTCCATCCAGCCCGGGGTGTCGATGAAGGCGTGCTTGATCTTGCGGGACTTCTTTAGAGCGGAGAAGAGCTCCAGGTCGTCCTTGGAGTTGATCTGCTCGAAGGAGAAGGGCAGCTCGTGGCCGACTCGTTCCGACCACCAGGTGGTGGAGCCCTGAGGGTCGGCGGAGACGGCTGCGACGTAGTGGGGGTCGCCCTCGGGGGGCGCGCCCAAGACGTGGGCGGTGATGGCCGCAGTGTTGACGGTGAGAGTCGACTTCCCGACTCCACCCTTGCGGTTGATGAGCGCGGTGATCCGTGCCATGGGTGGTACTCCTGATGCTCCGTATGCTTCCCAGCCGGACTGGCTGGTACTAGCGGACCGGGACAGGATGCCACGTATCGCCTCCCTGGGAAGGACCGAGGGTAGTCGTGTTTCAAAACCGGGTTTTGAACCGCCTGTGCCGGGGAGCCACCACTCCCCCGCTGGTGGACTCTGCTGCGCAATTCGCTGCGGGGGTGAGGGCGGGTCGGCGATGATCGTTTCTGAGGTCGCTTCTTCTGTTGTGCGGCCATGGAGGCGGTAGGACATGTCGATGCGGCCGGTGGGGCTGCCGGAGGTCCCGGAACAGACCGTGATGGTGGCCCGGGCGGCGTTCCCGAAGGGGAGCCTGGCGATACGGGTGCGGGACCGCCTCGCGGAGGTCTTCGTTGATGAGCCGTTCGCGGAGGCGTTCGGGGTGCGCGGGGCGCCGGGATTGTCGCCTGGGGTGTTGTCGCTGGTGACGGTGTTGCAGTTCGCGGAGGACCTGACGGACCGGCAGGCCGCGGCGATGGCGGTACGGGCGATCGACTGGAAGTACGCGCTCGGGGTGGAGTTGACGACATCGGCTTCGACGCCAGCGTGCTGTGCCGGTTCCGGGCACGGCTCGCGGACAACGGCATGGAACGGGTCGTCTTCGACCGGCTCCTTCAGCACTGCAAGGACGCCGGGCTGGTGGTGGCCGGGGGTAAGCAGCGAACCGACTCGACCCATGTGATCAGCGCGGTGCGGGACCTGAACCGCCTGGAGTTGGCCGGCGAGAGTGTGCGGGCGGCTCTGGAGGCCCTCGCGGTCGCGGCCCCGGCCTGGTTGGCCGGGCAGATCGACGTGACGGAGTTCGCCGAGCGGTACGGGCCCAGGATCGACGGCTGGAAGATGCCTTCCTCGCAGGCCAAGCGCGATCGCCTCGCCCAGGTCTTCGGCCAGGACGCCCTCGCCTTGTGCCAGGCCGCCTGGGCTGCTGACGCCCCGGTGTGGGTCCGTGAGATCGAGGCCGTGGCCCTGCTGCGGCAGGTCCTGGTGCAGACCTACATCATCCGCAGCGATGCCCGGGGACGGCAGGTGATCAAGAAGCGGGACGCCGACGACGGCGTCCCGCCCGGTCAACTCCGCCTGGTCTCCCCCTACGACGCGGACGCACGCTGGGCGGCCAAGGGCGACGATCTCTTCTGGTGCGGCTACAAGATCCATCTCACGGAAACCTGCACCACACCCCCCGACACCGACACCGACACCGACGCGGACGCCGGGACAGGGGTGATGCCGAACCTGATCACCGATGTGCACACCACCGACGCGACGGTGCCGGACGTGAAGGTGACCGCGCCGATCCAGCACAAGCTCGCCGAGCACGGGGTCAAGCCCGGCGAGCACTACCTCGACTCCGGCTACCCGTCGGCCGACCTGATCACCAAAGCCATGAAGCAGGGCGTCCACATGGTCACCCCGGTCCTCCTGGACCGCTCCGCGCAGGCCAAGGCCGCCGCCGGCTTCGACAAGACCGCCTTCACCATCAACTGGAAGACCCGCCAGGTCCGCTGCCCCGCCGGCCAGACCAGCTCCCACTGGAACCCCGTCAAGCAGCATGGCAAGGACGCCATCGTGATCACCTTCAGCGTCCTGACCTGCCGCGAGTGCCCCTTCCAGCAGCAGTGCACCGCCTCGAAACTCGGACGGCGCATGCTCACCCCGCGGCCCGAGGAACTCCACGAGAACCTCGCCCGGGCCCGCGCCGAACAGAAGAGCGAGACCTGGAAGAACAAGTACGCCCTCCGCGCCGGCGTCGCGGGCACCATCAACCAGGCCCTCGACATCACCGGCATCCGCCAGGCCCGCTACCGCGGCCTGCCGAAAGTCCGCCTCCAACACGCCTTCTCCGCCACCGCACTCAACATCGTCAGACTCGACGCCCACTGGACCACCGGCCCCCTCGACCGCACCCGCCGCAGCAGCAGACTCGAACGGCTCAGCTACCGACTCTCCGCCTGAACGAATTGCGCAGCAGAGTCCAGGGTGGGCGCGGGGACACAGACGGGCTGGGCCGGACTGGCGTGCTGGTCCCGCACGCGGCTGGGGGTGGTGGCGACGGTGGTGCTGGTTGCCGCCGGTGGGTCCGCATGCCAGAACGCCGGGGCGTCCGGGACTCCTGATGCTCAGGACTCGGTCATCATGACCCGATACGAGGAGGCGACGGGCTCCGATCGGGAGGACGCTGCTTTCCTGCGCGAACGGAGGCTGACGGAGGAGGCCGCTGTGGCGGTTGCCGACTTGGTCACGGTGGACCGGCCGATACCTCTCGTCGTCCGGTCCTGTGACGGTGCGGGGTCCTCGTACGATCCGGAGGCGCGTCGTATGGAGATCTGTTACGAGGAAGTCTCCGAAGTACGGGACCTTTTCCGGCAGGACGGGAACCAACGGGCCGATGACGAAGTCGCGGCAGTGCTCCTGGAAACAATCTTCCATGAAACCGCCCACGCCCTCATCGACGTCCTCGATCTGCGGGTGCCGGGAAGGGAGGAGGACTTTGCCGACCAGTTCGCCGCCCTGATGCTGCTGGACAAGGGCGCTGTCGGCGAACTGCGGCTACGTGCAGCGGCAGAGGCGTGGCGCCTCTTGGCGGAGATAACCGAGGACGCCGACGACAGCGGCGAGGATGAGCACTCCCCGGATCGCGAGCGTTCCGTCAACGAACTCTGCTACGTCTATGGTTCCGCTCCCGGCCGTCACCGGGACCTTGTCAGCCCGGATGCTCTCCCTGTCGGCCGTGCGGAAGGCTGCGTCAGGGAGTGGGCCACCGTACGCGGCACCTGGTTGAATGCGCTGGGACCTGCGCTGCGCGAGGGGTGAGAAGTCCGTCCCGCGGGACCCATGCGGTCGCTCCGCCCGAATCCCGCGGGTGCGGCTGCCGGAGGCTACCGCTGGGGGCGTACGCGGGTGCCGCGCGGCTTGCCGTGTGGGCTAGGCGCAGGTACCGGTCCAGCACACCGAGCTGGGAAACAGCCTCCGGCACGGCCAGGGCCACCACCTCGACCCGGCAGCCGGCCGCGCGGTAGACGGCGAGCGTTGCCAGCCACCCGGCCGGATTGGCCAGGGCCTCCTCCGCCACCACGTCGAACCGGCGGCCGCGGGGGTGGGCTTCGACCTCGGCCTGCCAGCGGTAGGTCTCCGGCCGCACCCGCACACCGGCCGTCCGCACGTCCTCGGCCAAGAAGGTGCTGTAGTGCGGGTGCGGGGCCTTGTAACCGTCCCCCCCCCGCACCGCACCGCCCCGCTGGCCGAGGGCGGCGTGCACGAGGTCCATCACCAGCGTCTTGCCGCTGCCGGCCTGCCCGGCCACGAACACCACCACCGGGTGCTCCTGCGCCACCGCGCCCGCGGTCAGCTACGGCACGATCACCTCGGCGAGCAGCTCGCCGTACTTCTCCACCAACGTCTCCCGGCCGCGTTCCCGCTCTTGTGTCCCATCAGGTGTTGCCGTTGTGGCCCTGCGACGTCGTCCGCAGGGCCACAACGGCCGGGGCCGCCTACTCGGCGTCCAGCTTCTGGCGCAGCTGGTCCAGGGTGGATCCGTCGGGCGCGTGCCACAGGGTCCATCCGTTGATGACGTTGCCGGTGACCGCCTCGGCGGCCTTGGAGGGGGAGGGGAAGGGCGAGGGGTGGCCGTCGACGATGAGCTGGCCGTCGGCGGTGACGACCGCGCGGCCCGACCG
The nucleotide sequence above comes from Streptomyces sp. NBC_01216. Encoded proteins:
- a CDS encoding transposase; translation: MSMRPVGLPEVPEQTVMVARAAFPKGSLAIRVRDRLAEVFVDEPFAEAFGVRGAPGLSPGVLSLVTVLQFAEDLTDRQAAAMAVRAIDWKYALGVELTTSASTPACCAGSGHGSRTTAWNGSSSTGSFSTARTPGWWWPGVSSEPTRPM
- a CDS encoding IS256 family transposase, with the protein product MALSQHDLLRLLESLRSGDGLELVRGVAERMLQELIEAEATARIGAEWNEHTETRTALRNGHRDKTLTTQAGDLDLAIPKLRSGSFFPALLERRRRIDQALYAVIMEAYVHGVSTRSVDDLVKALGADTGVSKSEVSRICQDLDGQLTAFRSRPLDHVRFPYVYLDATYCKARVEHQIVSRAVVIATGITEEGGREVLGVMVGDSETEVFWTEFLRHLRERGLSGVRLVIGDHHLGLVKAIRKVMLGAAYQRCRVHFLRNVFSVINKEAGEMAAATIRTIFAQPTADAVRAQLDTVADMLGKQFPKVKEMLLEAKDDLTAFAAFPERHWKKIQSTNPLERINREVKRRTDVVQVFPNDDALLRLVTAVLFELHDKWIAFPRRYLPEGSMDQLYPAKLPKNAPALPNTTNTTAE
- a CDS encoding transposase, with product MERVVFDRLLQHCKDAGLVVAGGKQRTDSTHVISAVRDLNRLELAGESVRAALEALAVAAPAWLAGQIDVTEFAERYGPRIDGWKMPSSQAKRDRLAQVFGQDALALCQAAWAADAPVWVREIEAVALLRQVLVQTYIIRSDARGRQVIKKRDADDGVPPGQLRLVSPYDADARWAAKGDDLFWCGYKIHLTETCTTPPDTDTDTDADAGTGVMPNLITDVHTTDATVPDVKVTAPIQHKLAEHGVKPGEHYLDSGYPSADLITKAMKQGVHMVTPVLLDRSAQAKAAAGFDKTAFTINWKTRQVRCPAGQTSSHWNPVKQHGKDAIVITFSVLTCRECPFQQQCTASKLGRRMLTPRPEELHENLARARAEQKSETWKNKYALRAGVAGTINQALDITGIRQARYRGLPKVRLQHAFSATALNIVRLDAHWTTGPLDRTRRSSRLERLSYRLSA
- the ltrA gene encoding group II intron reverse transcriptase/maturase encodes the protein MTRMIPKPGTAKRRRLGIPTVRDRVVQASLKLVLEPIFEADFLPCSYGFRPKRRAHDALAEAHHFAKNSYEWMVEGDIEACFDSIDHTALMGRVRRRVGDRRVLDLVKAFLKAGILTEGGQSKDTDTGTPQGGILSPLLANIALSVLDEFIAAGPGGPNSTQGQRARRRRQELPNYRLFRYADDFLIAVTGTREQAEDIRTQVAKVLAPMGLRLSVEKTAITHIDEGLDFLGWRLQRHRKRGTQKHYVYLYPSKKALQAVKEKVKTLCRQDTNLPLAVVLHQLNPVLRGWTAYFRHGVSSATFQYLSAFTWRQVFGWLRRKNRRSNWKILRRRYCAGRWWPADDEVVLFRCAKVRTNRYLYRGNKIPSPWPSGSMMTAVA
- a CDS encoding DUF4344 domain-containing metallopeptidase translates to MTRYEEATGSDREDAAFLRERRLTEEAAVAVADLVTVDRPIPLVVRSCDGAGSSYDPEARRMEICYEEVSEVRDLFRQDGNQRADDEVAAVLLETIFHETAHALIDVLDLRVPGREEDFADQFAALMLLDKGAVGELRLRAAAEAWRLLAEITEDADDSGEDEHSPDRERSVNELCYVYGSAPGRHRDLVSPDALPVGRAEGCVREWATVRGTWLNALGPALREG
- a CDS encoding ParA family protein, with amino-acid sequence MARITALINRKGGVGKSTLTVNTAAITAHVLGAPPEGDPHYVAAVSADPQGSTTWWSERVGHELPFSFEQINSKDDLELFSALKKSRKIKHAFIDTPGWMDLPDDEKEEAGDPFGKSTAADAMRAVLANADDIIVPVEPEPLGFMPTRDTIEEVVKPLGIPYLVVINNWDPRDGEADLDQTKDFIRSQGWNLANTVVRHYKVHTRAALEGSVVTQYKKNRVAMEAREDFYQLALELGAGKKGAR
- a CDS encoding ParB/RepB/Spo0J family partition protein; protein product: MATKKPWADLLDGPGKPGSKRATAGEPVKAEAPPTTVYMHTLVGNPENPRTDADYSNDDSDFRELKESMKSVGQLQPAVAMSREAFLLVKPEHGQALGDAQWVVILGNRRFHAAKQLGWTKFEIRVRDRLGNEDDDKLDEAVVIENIHRKNIPPYKEAEFLQRMVERHGSQEKVAERIGKSQMYVSNRLALLNLPPELQDAVDTKQLKVKTAEKIAKIQDPEQQKAIAAEELRKAQAPKAPRKRAAAPVAPPVQNPVLNEAHNTEETAAAGISVPARPTLVVPEPRLHETSPEDTATAVPWHDGAALMDMAFERLDPVQRSEFILRYFRRSTGVEAVITDMRGDLSPQARASLAAILQQVATGLLRDA
- a CDS encoding zeta toxin family protein codes for the protein MAQEHPVVVFVAGQAGSGKTLVMDLVHAALGQRGGAVRGGDGYKAPHPHYSTFLAEDVRTAGVRVRPETYRWQAEVEAHPRGRRFDVVAEEALANPAGWLATLAVYRAAGCRVEVVALAVPEAVSQLGVLDRYLRLAHTASRAAPAYAPSGSLRQPHPRDSGGATAWVPRDGLLTPRAAQVPAHSTRCRVRWPTP